In Rubrivirga marina, the following are encoded in one genomic region:
- a CDS encoding alpha/beta hydrolase-fold protein — MRFALFAVALLATVGTASAQSERFERLERTSNGVTITYGLFVPEDYDPTVAYPLVMALHGAGERGSDYRNLTVGDAATNGLTTWATPQVQDEHPAFVLAPQVPSDRRWSAETDPDQSDLTAVQLTTLEILESVEAEYSIDPDRIYVAGLSMGGHGTWDFVSRLPGRFAAAVPMSGEGFPSQAETLLHLPIWAFTGESDTVVPPGETRRVIQRLEDLGRDVIYTHCRRSPIGARAYGCPGYIGTDSLAAALDAHADLIYWSEPSVGHGPWGPWFRNGLMQDWLFSKVRQDPDAVTITAPASGARWAGTETVTWTTTRSTADVVEVWLNRTDDPASWQKLGEAPIAAGTFEVDTEAAEDAARARVRLWVRNADGRIAGRATSAPFALDNPGDASPELTLQAEGLRFDPRLGGTEYTLSFLAADPDGDALTAEVAYSLDGGQTYTVIDTPDLGAGAEQAVEIDLAALPNSREARFLVSLSDGTTTVSEETVSFLKQTPRDENTFVQRVAGDGEGTVTLHFVDPAALTGHEYRISIAVAEDGTKTYDVTDVDEGETVLEGVPLSDGILESPVFDGIALVVEDLDEGRANPEQTGWVAGDTDLGVTVSGGTARVAILTIDLLATETDYEVTVADEVVGQSTAIYTFPATDVRFTVTGDGGQPREVAFDDADDDGQLGDGDVLYILEPDAAGELELAWKLEFEDGEVAPEAGDVFRLVPVRSLGAGDVFQFEGRFNTTVEASPETASLEAFPNPFGDRLTVAYRLAAPAAVRVEVFDALGRRVALLVDGPSPADGQVRWNARGVASGVYVVRLTTEADGAAPASVRRSVVRVGR; from the coding sequence ATGCGGTTCGCTCTCTTCGCCGTCGCTCTTCTCGCCACCGTCGGCACGGCGTCCGCTCAGTCCGAGCGGTTCGAGCGGCTCGAACGGACCTCGAACGGTGTCACCATCACGTACGGTCTGTTCGTGCCGGAGGACTACGACCCGACCGTCGCGTACCCGCTCGTGATGGCCCTCCACGGCGCCGGCGAGCGCGGCTCCGACTACCGCAACCTGACCGTCGGCGACGCCGCGACGAACGGGCTCACGACCTGGGCCACGCCTCAGGTCCAGGACGAACACCCCGCGTTCGTCCTCGCCCCGCAGGTCCCGTCGGACCGCCGCTGGAGCGCCGAGACGGACCCCGACCAGTCTGACCTCACGGCCGTCCAACTCACGACGCTGGAGATCCTGGAGTCCGTCGAGGCCGAGTACTCCATCGACCCGGACCGGATCTACGTTGCTGGCCTGTCGATGGGCGGGCACGGGACGTGGGACTTCGTGTCTCGCCTCCCCGGCCGGTTCGCCGCCGCCGTCCCGATGAGCGGCGAGGGCTTCCCGTCCCAGGCCGAGACGCTGCTCCACCTCCCGATCTGGGCGTTCACCGGCGAGTCGGACACGGTCGTTCCGCCGGGCGAGACGCGCCGCGTGATCCAGCGGCTCGAAGACCTCGGCCGAGACGTGATCTACACGCACTGCCGCCGGTCGCCGATTGGCGCGCGGGCCTACGGCTGCCCCGGATACATCGGCACCGACTCCCTCGCGGCGGCCCTCGACGCCCACGCCGACCTGATCTACTGGAGCGAACCGAGCGTCGGGCACGGGCCGTGGGGGCCGTGGTTCCGAAACGGGTTGATGCAGGACTGGCTGTTCTCGAAGGTCCGCCAGGACCCCGACGCCGTGACGATCACCGCGCCCGCCTCGGGCGCGCGCTGGGCCGGGACGGAGACGGTCACCTGGACCACGACGCGCTCGACGGCCGACGTCGTCGAAGTGTGGCTCAACCGGACCGACGACCCCGCCAGTTGGCAGAAGCTGGGCGAGGCGCCCATCGCCGCCGGCACGTTCGAGGTCGACACCGAGGCGGCCGAGGACGCCGCCCGGGCCCGCGTCCGCCTCTGGGTGCGGAACGCGGACGGGCGGATCGCTGGCCGGGCCACGAGCGCGCCGTTCGCCCTCGACAACCCCGGGGACGCGTCGCCGGAGCTGACGCTCCAGGCCGAGGGCCTCCGCTTCGACCCGCGCCTCGGCGGCACGGAGTACACGCTCTCGTTCCTCGCCGCCGACCCCGACGGCGACGCGCTCACGGCCGAGGTCGCCTACAGCCTTGACGGCGGCCAGACCTACACGGTCATCGACACGCCCGACCTCGGCGCCGGGGCGGAGCAGGCCGTCGAGATCGACCTGGCGGCGCTCCCGAACTCGCGCGAGGCCCGCTTCCTCGTCTCGCTCTCCGACGGCACGACGACCGTTTCGGAGGAGACGGTCTCGTTCCTCAAACAGACCCCGCGTGACGAGAACACGTTCGTTCAGCGGGTCGCAGGCGACGGCGAGGGCACGGTCACGCTCCACTTCGTGGACCCGGCGGCGCTCACGGGCCACGAGTACCGGATCTCGATCGCGGTCGCCGAGGACGGGACCAAGACCTACGACGTGACGGACGTGGATGAGGGCGAGACCGTGCTGGAGGGCGTCCCGCTCTCCGACGGCATCCTCGAGAGCCCCGTGTTCGACGGGATCGCGCTCGTGGTCGAAGACCTGGACGAGGGCCGTGCGAACCCGGAGCAGACGGGCTGGGTCGCGGGCGACACGGACCTCGGCGTGACCGTCTCCGGCGGCACGGCGCGCGTCGCGATTCTGACCATCGACCTCCTCGCGACGGAGACCGACTACGAGGTCACGGTCGCCGACGAGGTCGTCGGCCAGTCGACGGCGATCTACACCTTCCCGGCGACCGACGTCCGGTTCACCGTCACCGGTGACGGCGGGCAGCCCCGCGAGGTCGCCTTCGACGACGCGGACGATGACGGCCAGCTCGGCGACGGCGACGTGCTCTACATCCTCGAACCCGACGCCGCGGGCGAGCTGGAACTCGCGTGGAAGCTGGAGTTCGAGGACGGCGAGGTCGCCCCCGAGGCCGGCGACGTGTTCCGCCTCGTCCCGGTCCGCTCGCTCGGCGCGGGCGACGTGTTCCAATTCGAGGGCCGGTTCAACACGACCGTCGAGGCGTCGCCCGAGACCGCGTCGCTGGAGGCGTTCCCCAACCCCTTCGGCGACCGGCTGACGGTGGCTTACCGGCTGGCGGCGCCCGCCGCCGTCCGCGTCGAGGTGTTCGACGCCCTGGGCCGCCGCGTGGCGCTCCTCGTCGATGGCCCGTCGCCCGCCGACGGGCAGGTGCGGTGGAACGCGCGCGGCGTGGCGAGTGGCGTCTACGTCGTCCGCCTGACGACCGAGGCGGACGGGGCCGCGCCCGCCTCGGTGCGCCGGTCGGTGGTGCGAGTGGGGCGGTAG
- the rny gene encoding ribonuclease Y translates to MDPITLALATAGVVLALAVGFIGGRVRSGGTAAAQFEAAARRAEDVAARAEAEADRFQERAEAAQSELATARDEVRRRRARLETRVAEVKERHQKTRDKLDAARARVDKKAKRVAARESALETAADALDALTAAAERRRAEADTLREQVQGLATSVGRRQQELAGREREVDELQAHLDEATARLDQLVKEHLAKLEQTASLSREEARDRLVAELTREAKLEAAGAVKDARDEAKRTAQREATKVILKAIQRLAATATIEHTVSAVPLKSDDMKGRVIGREGRNIRAFEAATGVEVIVDDTPDAVLVSGFDPVRREVARLALVRLLDDGRIHPARIEEVVEATREEIDAEIVEAGEQAALDLQIHGLHPELIRLVGRMKYRASYGQNLLQHSVETAKLAGLMAAELGLDARKARRAGLLHDIGKVIEGDLEQPHAIAGMELARQYKEHPDVANAVGAHHDEVPMATPIAPIVQAADAASGARPGARREALERYVQRLKGLEGIASDFEGVLQAYAIQAGREIRVVVDTERVSDAVAETLARDISRRIEREMEYPGQIKVTVIREVRAVAVAR, encoded by the coding sequence ATGGACCCGATCACGCTTGCCCTCGCCACCGCCGGCGTCGTCCTAGCGCTGGCCGTCGGATTCATCGGCGGGCGCGTGAGGAGCGGCGGGACCGCGGCGGCCCAGTTCGAGGCCGCCGCCCGCCGGGCCGAGGACGTCGCCGCGCGCGCCGAGGCCGAGGCCGACCGCTTCCAGGAGCGCGCCGAGGCCGCCCAGAGCGAGTTGGCCACCGCCCGCGACGAGGTCCGCCGCCGCCGGGCCCGCCTCGAGACCCGCGTGGCCGAGGTCAAGGAGCGCCACCAGAAGACGCGCGACAAGCTCGACGCCGCCCGCGCCCGCGTCGACAAGAAGGCCAAGCGGGTCGCCGCCCGCGAGAGCGCGCTCGAGACGGCCGCCGACGCGCTCGACGCGCTCACCGCCGCCGCCGAACGCCGCCGCGCCGAGGCCGACACGCTCCGCGAGCAGGTCCAGGGCCTCGCCACGTCCGTCGGCCGCCGCCAGCAGGAGCTGGCCGGCCGCGAGCGGGAGGTCGACGAGCTCCAGGCCCACCTCGACGAGGCCACCGCCCGCCTCGACCAGCTCGTAAAGGAGCACCTCGCCAAGCTCGAACAGACGGCGTCGCTCTCGCGCGAGGAGGCCCGCGACCGGCTCGTCGCCGAGCTCACGCGCGAGGCCAAGCTCGAAGCGGCCGGCGCCGTCAAGGACGCGCGCGACGAGGCCAAGCGGACGGCTCAGCGCGAGGCCACGAAGGTGATCCTGAAGGCCATCCAGCGGCTCGCGGCCACGGCCACCATCGAGCACACCGTCTCGGCCGTCCCGCTCAAGAGCGACGACATGAAGGGCCGCGTGATCGGCCGCGAGGGGCGCAACATCCGCGCGTTCGAGGCCGCGACGGGCGTCGAGGTCATCGTCGACGACACGCCCGACGCCGTGCTCGTGTCCGGGTTCGACCCCGTCCGCCGCGAGGTGGCCCGGCTCGCGCTCGTCCGCCTCCTCGACGACGGCCGGATCCACCCGGCGCGGATCGAGGAGGTCGTCGAGGCGACGCGCGAGGAGATCGACGCCGAGATCGTCGAGGCCGGCGAGCAGGCCGCGCTCGACCTCCAGATCCACGGGCTCCACCCCGAGCTGATCCGGCTCGTCGGGCGGATGAAGTACCGCGCGAGCTACGGCCAGAACCTCCTCCAGCACTCCGTCGAGACGGCCAAGCTGGCCGGGCTGATGGCGGCCGAGCTCGGGCTCGACGCCCGGAAGGCCCGCCGCGCCGGCCTCCTCCACGACATCGGCAAGGTGATCGAGGGCGACCTCGAGCAGCCGCACGCGATCGCGGGGATGGAGCTGGCCCGCCAGTACAAGGAGCACCCGGACGTGGCCAACGCCGTCGGCGCCCACCACGACGAGGTGCCCATGGCGACCCCCATCGCGCCCATCGTCCAGGCCGCCGACGCCGCCTCGGGCGCGCGCCCCGGCGCCCGTCGCGAGGCCCTCGAACGGTACGTCCAGCGCCTCAAAGGGCTGGAGGGCATCGCCTCCGATTTCGAAGGCGTCCTCCAGGCCTACGCCATCCAGGCGGGCCGCGAGATCCGCGTCGTGGTCGACACCGAACGGGTGTCCGATGCCGTCGCCGAGACGCTGGCCCGAGACATTTCGCGTCGGATTGAACGCGAGATGGAGTACCCTGGGCAGATCAAGGTGACGGTCATCCGCGAGGTGCGTGCCGTCGCCGTCGCCCGCTAG
- a CDS encoding TerB family tellurite resistance protein has translation MAPLLLDLAVLYRALAFGADGDLDPAESDAMRTALEAWAPGEDPAGVDHALREAALVDARRTALEAVLDRVRNRLGASGRAQVLADLRRVARADGRVTQGEEDLIHLIERALGPESAEA, from the coding sequence ATGGCCCCCCTCCTCCTCGACCTCGCCGTCCTCTACCGCGCCTTGGCCTTCGGCGCCGACGGCGACCTCGACCCCGCCGAGTCCGACGCCATGCGCACGGCGCTCGAGGCGTGGGCGCCCGGCGAAGATCCCGCGGGCGTCGACCATGCCCTGCGCGAGGCCGCTCTCGTCGACGCCCGCCGCACGGCGCTCGAGGCGGTCCTCGACCGCGTCCGCAACCGACTCGGCGCGTCAGGCCGCGCCCAGGTCCTCGCCGACCTCCGCCGCGTCGCCCGCGCCGACGGCCGCGTGACGCAGGGCGAGGAGGATCTGATCCACCTCATCGAGCGCGCGCTCGGGCCGGAGTCGGCCGAGGCGTAG
- a CDS encoding YbhB/YbcL family Raf kinase inhibitor-like protein, translated as MLLTSTSLADGARIAPTFAFCTAAPDSGDHTTHGDDRNPHLAWSGVPEGTKSFAVVVHDPDVPADASDANTEGKTIPPDAERTDFFHWLLVDVPSEIREIAEGALSDGVVQNGRKPGRTTHGIEGTNDFTGFLAGSPMEGTYGGYDGPCPPWNDEAVHHYHFTVYALDTESLGLSEDGDWRGPDVLDALDGHVLDQAEIVGTYTTNPDVG; from the coding sequence ATGCTCCTCACCAGCACCTCCCTCGCCGACGGCGCCCGCATCGCGCCGACCTTCGCTTTCTGCACCGCCGCGCCGGACTCCGGCGACCACACCACGCACGGCGACGACCGGAACCCGCACCTCGCGTGGTCCGGCGTCCCCGAGGGCACGAAGTCGTTCGCCGTCGTCGTCCACGACCCCGACGTGCCGGCCGACGCGTCCGACGCCAACACCGAGGGCAAGACGATCCCTCCCGACGCCGAGCGGACCGACTTTTTCCACTGGCTCCTCGTCGACGTCCCGTCCGAGATCCGCGAGATCGCCGAGGGCGCGCTGTCCGACGGCGTGGTCCAAAACGGTCGGAAGCCGGGCCGGACGACGCACGGCATCGAGGGCACCAACGACTTCACCGGCTTCCTCGCGGGCTCGCCGATGGAGGGCACCTACGGCGGCTACGACGGCCCCTGCCCGCCCTGGAACGACGAGGCCGTCCACCACTACCACTTCACCGTCTACGCGCTCGACACGGAGAGCCTCGGGCTGAGCGAGGACGGCGACTGGCGCGGGCCGGACGTGCTCGACGCCCTCGACGGCCACGTCCTCGATCAGGCCGAGATCGTCGGGACGTACACGACGAACCCGGACGTCGGCTGA
- a CDS encoding MoaD/ThiS family protein, with amino-acid sequence MPDLSVRVLLFDVLRRELGASELDAAVPAGATAGDLLDRLAEAHAPVARHRPVIRLAVNRRYVPAETALDDGDEVALITPVSGG; translated from the coding sequence GTGCCCGACCTGTCCGTCCGCGTCCTCCTGTTCGACGTGCTCCGCCGCGAACTCGGCGCGTCCGAGCTGGACGCGGCCGTGCCCGCGGGCGCGACGGCCGGCGACCTCCTCGACCGGCTCGCCGAGGCGCACGCGCCCGTCGCGCGGCACCGGCCGGTCATCCGCCTCGCCGTCAACCGCCGCTACGTCCCGGCCGAGACGGCGCTCGACGACGGCGACGAGGTCGCGCTCATCACCCCGGTGAGCGGCGGCTGA
- a CDS encoding MarC family protein codes for MPDFAAALVAAFLPLFVAINIPGILPLYIGMTETFTNDDRRQLLIRALLAALVLAVLMLFAGQVIFDTLGITLNDLRVGGGLILLVIAVTDLAFGDTKDRRGGKKKDREKLTDREEGEPVDLPVVPLGIPLIIGPGAITTILITDGAYGWLVTLASIILNMALVFVAFTFGPALLKLFGRGTSKAVAKVASLFLAAISVAMIRAGILGMIGAS; via the coding sequence GTGCCCGACTTCGCCGCCGCCCTCGTCGCGGCCTTCCTCCCGCTCTTCGTCGCGATCAACATCCCCGGCATCCTCCCGCTCTACATCGGGATGACGGAGACGTTCACGAACGACGACCGCCGCCAGCTCCTCATCCGCGCGCTGCTCGCGGCGCTTGTGCTGGCCGTGCTCATGCTGTTCGCCGGGCAGGTCATCTTCGACACGCTCGGCATCACGCTCAACGACCTCCGCGTGGGCGGCGGCCTCATCCTGCTCGTGATCGCCGTGACCGACCTCGCCTTCGGCGACACGAAGGACCGGCGCGGCGGCAAGAAGAAGGACCGCGAGAAGCTGACCGACCGCGAGGAGGGCGAGCCGGTGGATCTGCCCGTCGTCCCGCTCGGCATCCCGCTCATCATCGGGCCGGGCGCCATCACGACGATCCTCATCACGGACGGGGCCTACGGGTGGCTCGTGACGCTCGCGTCGATCATCCTCAACATGGCCCTCGTGTTCGTCGCGTTCACGTTCGGGCCAGCGCTGCTCAAGCTGTTCGGACGGGGCACCTCGAAGGCCGTCGCGAAGGTGGCGAGCCTGTTCCTGGCGGCCATCTCGGTGGCGATGATCCGGGCCGGCATCCTCGGCATGATCGGGGCGAGTTGA
- a CDS encoding cell division protein ZapA, translated as MSSALPVSVRVRILDRDYPLRVAPGDEDYTVHLAARVDERLRRLRQQLPSQPDMTHAVLVALELAEELYAARAETDRLRARLEIEAASLSEQIEAVLGGGDGSAGSEPEAPEE; from the coding sequence ATGAGCTCCGCCCTCCCCGTCTCCGTCCGCGTCCGGATCCTCGACCGCGACTACCCGCTCCGCGTGGCGCCGGGCGACGAGGACTACACGGTCCACCTCGCGGCCCGCGTCGACGAGCGGCTCCGGCGGCTCCGCCAGCAGCTCCCGTCGCAGCCCGACATGACGCACGCGGTGCTCGTCGCGCTCGAGCTGGCGGAGGAGCTGTACGCCGCGCGCGCCGAGACCGACCGCCTCCGGGCCCGCCTCGAGATCGAAGCGGCGTCGCTGTCGGAGCAGATCGAGGCGGTCCTCGGTGGAGGCGACGGCTCGGCCGGGTCCGAACCCGAGGCGCCTGAGGAGTAA
- a CDS encoding winged helix-turn-helix domain-containing protein, producing MPPATAFALGPWTVDPVANEVRRDGAAVRLEPKAVAVLVLLAERAGEVVTRDELMDTVWPDVVVTDASLTRCVSQLRQALGDDARGAGLIETVPKVGYRLHPPDDVAEAEPPDPGPASQRRALVLFGLAVALVLVVAPVLWRGPSAPTRVEYRVDVAGPIADARVTTTGADGTPVEEPIASFPFTRTVDFGERRSGTVEVRLRGRSAQADVRLAVTVRRGGAVLAEHTTTGSTAADSAESVFFYAAAQFGE from the coding sequence ATGCCGCCCGCCACCGCGTTCGCCCTCGGTCCCTGGACCGTCGACCCCGTCGCCAACGAGGTCCGGCGCGACGGCGCAGCGGTGCGCCTGGAGCCGAAGGCCGTGGCCGTCCTCGTCCTCCTCGCGGAGCGGGCCGGCGAGGTCGTGACGCGCGACGAACTGATGGACACCGTCTGGCCCGACGTGGTCGTCACCGACGCCTCGCTGACGCGGTGCGTCTCGCAGCTCCGCCAGGCGCTCGGCGACGACGCGCGCGGCGCCGGCCTCATCGAGACGGTCCCCAAGGTCGGCTACCGCCTCCACCCGCCCGACGACGTCGCCGAGGCGGAGCCTCCCGACCCCGGCCCGGCGTCCCAGCGCCGAGCGCTCGTGCTCTTCGGGCTGGCGGTCGCCCTCGTCCTCGTCGTGGCGCCCGTCCTCTGGCGCGGCCCCTCCGCCCCCACCCGCGTCGAGTACCGCGTCGACGTGGCCGGCCCGATCGCCGACGCCCGCGTGACGACGACGGGCGCCGACGGCACGCCGGTCGAGGAGCCCATCGCGTCGTTCCCCTTCACCCGGACCGTCGACTTCGGGGAGCGCCGGTCGGGGACGGTCGAGGTTCGCCTCCGAGGCCGGTCCGCGCAGGCCGACGTCCGACTGGCGGTGACGGTGCGTCGCGGCGGCGCGGTCCTGGCCGAGCACACGACGACCGGGAGCACGGCGGCCGACTCGGCGGAGTCCGTCTTTTTCTACGCCGCCGCCCAGTTCGGCGAGTGA
- a CDS encoding beta-N-acetylhexosaminidase encodes MRPLALLVLAVTVAHAQPPTPALIPLPAEVETRDGPPFVMTDATPLVVDPGDAEARRVAGVLAALVGNTVETTPPIVEAAPAGVPAVRLRIDAAAGHGDEGYALDVASTGVDLVASAPAGLFYGVQTLRQLLPARVEYEAALYAPLPVPAVRVVDRPRYEWRGMMLDVARHFFEVEDVERVIDLMALHKLNRLHLHLSDDQGWRIEIPSRPALARVGGRTEVGGGPGGYYTVEDIARIVQYAAERFITVVPEIDLPGHTNAALAAIPEINCDGRARAPYTGTNVGFSTVCVEREETWAFVEDVVASLAEQFPGETIHLGGDEVEELTADQYAAFVTRAQAIVTAAGKRYAGWDDVAHAGLAPGAVIQVWRAQRADVARQVEAAVANGAALVLSPSDRIYIDMKYDESTVLGLTWAGLNGVRDAYDWDPGVLLDVPEAAVLGVEAPLWAETLSTIRDVEFMAFPRLAGVAEIGWTPQTARSWGGYRARLGAFGPRWTALGVHHFRSPEVDWTLGGVE; translated from the coding sequence ATGCGCCCTCTCGCCCTCCTTGTCCTGGCCGTGACCGTCGCCCATGCGCAACCGCCGACGCCTGCGCTGATCCCGCTGCCGGCAGAGGTCGAGACGCGGGACGGGCCGCCGTTCGTGATGACGGACGCGACGCCGCTCGTGGTCGACCCCGGCGACGCCGAGGCTCGGCGCGTCGCCGGCGTGTTGGCGGCGCTCGTCGGCAACACGGTCGAGACCACGCCCCCGATCGTGGAGGCCGCGCCCGCGGGCGTCCCGGCCGTCCGCCTCCGCATCGACGCCGCGGCGGGCCACGGCGACGAGGGCTACGCGCTCGACGTCGCTTCCACCGGCGTCGACCTCGTGGCGAGCGCGCCGGCCGGGCTGTTCTACGGCGTCCAGACGCTCCGCCAGCTGCTGCCGGCCCGCGTCGAGTACGAGGCCGCGCTGTACGCGCCGCTCCCGGTCCCGGCCGTCCGCGTCGTCGACCGGCCGCGGTACGAATGGCGCGGGATGATGCTCGACGTGGCCCGCCACTTTTTCGAGGTCGAGGACGTCGAGCGCGTGATCGACCTCATGGCGCTCCACAAGCTCAACCGCCTCCACCTCCACCTGTCGGACGACCAGGGCTGGCGGATCGAGATCCCGTCGCGTCCCGCCCTCGCGCGCGTCGGGGGGCGGACCGAAGTCGGCGGCGGGCCGGGCGGGTACTACACGGTCGAGGACATCGCCCGGATCGTCCAGTATGCGGCCGAGCGGTTCATCACCGTCGTCCCCGAAATCGACCTGCCGGGGCACACGAACGCGGCGCTCGCGGCGATCCCCGAGATCAACTGCGACGGCCGCGCGCGCGCGCCGTACACCGGCACGAACGTCGGCTTCAGCACGGTGTGCGTCGAGCGGGAGGAGACGTGGGCGTTCGTCGAGGACGTCGTGGCGTCGCTGGCGGAGCAGTTTCCCGGCGAGACCATCCACCTCGGCGGCGACGAGGTCGAGGAGCTGACGGCGGATCAGTACGCCGCGTTCGTCACGCGCGCCCAGGCCATCGTGACGGCCGCCGGCAAACGGTACGCCGGGTGGGACGACGTGGCACACGCGGGCCTCGCGCCGGGCGCCGTGATCCAGGTCTGGCGCGCCCAGCGGGCGGACGTCGCCCGGCAGGTCGAGGCGGCCGTCGCCAACGGCGCCGCGCTCGTCCTCTCGCCGTCCGACCGGATCTACATCGACATGAAGTACGACGAGTCGACGGTCCTCGGGCTGACGTGGGCCGGCCTCAACGGCGTCCGCGACGCCTACGACTGGGACCCCGGGGTGCTCCTCGACGTGCCCGAGGCGGCCGTGCTCGGCGTCGAGGCGCCGCTGTGGGCCGAGACGCTCTCCACGATCCGCGACGTCGAGTTCATGGCGTTCCCCCGGCTGGCGGGCGTCGCCGAGATCGGGTGGACGCCGCAGACGGCCCGGTCGTGGGGCGGCTACCGCGCCCGCCTCGGCGCGTTCGGCCCGCGGTGGACGGCGCTCGGCGTCCACCACTTCCGCTCGCCCGAGGTCGACTGGACGCTCGGCGGCGTCGAGTAG
- a CDS encoding SDR family NAD(P)-dependent oxidoreductase encodes MASTNGSSNGQAQRAGKLDGKVALITGAGEGIGEAIAHKFAYEGASGLLLAGLPDDPLDEVKADIEEQYPGTAVETFAKDLGVQENAEAAVKAAVDAFGKLDVLVNNAGVLPKLAELHEYPVEDFEKLIHNNIYTAFHMTRAALPELQKTRGNIVSAGSEAGWNGSPQFAPYGPTKAYIHALMKGVAGEQGQYGVRANAVCPGPVDTSWTHKETGPMDADAEETIVFSTAFGRRGTTEEIANVYAFLASDEASYVTGALWLVDGATTIVHGLPGKQVPDEIRQEPEGKLTLRFQRASDPADAPST; translated from the coding sequence ATGGCATCCACCAACGGCTCCTCCAACGGCCAGGCCCAGCGGGCCGGCAAGCTCGACGGCAAGGTCGCGCTCATCACCGGCGCCGGCGAAGGCATCGGCGAGGCCATCGCCCACAAGTTCGCCTACGAGGGGGCCTCTGGCCTCCTCCTGGCCGGCCTCCCCGACGACCCGCTCGACGAGGTCAAGGCCGACATCGAAGAGCAGTACCCCGGCACGGCCGTCGAGACGTTCGCCAAGGACCTCGGCGTGCAGGAGAACGCCGAGGCTGCGGTGAAGGCCGCCGTCGACGCGTTCGGCAAGCTCGACGTGCTCGTCAACAACGCGGGCGTGCTGCCGAAGCTGGCCGAGCTCCACGAGTACCCCGTCGAGGACTTCGAAAAGCTCATCCACAACAACATCTACACGGCGTTCCACATGACGCGGGCCGCGCTGCCCGAGCTCCAGAAGACGCGCGGCAACATCGTCTCGGCCGGCTCCGAGGCCGGGTGGAACGGGTCGCCCCAGTTCGCCCCGTACGGCCCGACGAAGGCGTACATCCACGCGCTGATGAAGGGCGTGGCCGGCGAGCAGGGCCAGTACGGCGTCCGCGCCAACGCCGTCTGCCCCGGCCCCGTCGACACGAGCTGGACGCACAAGGAGACCGGCCCGATGGACGCCGACGCCGAGGAGACCATCGTCTTCTCGACCGCGTTCGGCCGCCGCGGCACGACCGAGGAGATCGCCAACGTCTACGCGTTCCTCGCCTCCGACGAGGCCAGCTACGTCACCGGCGCGCTCTGGCTCGTCGACGGCGCGACGACGATCGTCCACGGCCTCCCGGGCAAGCAGGTCCCCGACGAGATCCGCCAGGAGCCGGAGGGCAAGCTGACGCTCCGGTTCCAGCGCGCCTCCGACCCGGCCGACGCGCCCTCGACCTAG